Proteins encoded by one window of Sphaerodactylus townsendi isolate TG3544 linkage group LG04, MPM_Stown_v2.3, whole genome shotgun sequence:
- the MMD2 gene encoding monocyte to macrophage differentiation factor 2: MFVSKLLDFQKTRYARFMNHRVPSNCRYQPTEYEHAANCATHALWIIPSILGSSMLHVLSDNQWETISAWIYGFGLTGLFIVSTIFHTISWKKRHLRVVEHCLHMFDRMVIYFFIAASYAPWLNLRELGPWASHMRWLIWIMASVGTIYVFFFHERYKLVELVCYVIMGFFPAVVVLSMPNTDGLSELMAGGVFYCLGTVFFKSDGRIPFAHAIWHLFVATGAGIHYYAIWRYLYRPDTLEGKTSR; the protein is encoded by the exons GTTCATGAACCACCGGGTTCCATCCAACTGCAGGTACCAGCCGACGGAGTATGAGCACGCCGCCAATTGTGCCACACATGCT TTATGGATTATCCCAAGCATTCTGGGAAGTTCTATGCTCCATGTGCTGTCTGACAACCAGTGGGAGACCATTTCAGCGTGGATCTATGGCTTTGGTCTGACAGGACTGTTCATCGTTTCCACCATCTTTCATACCATTTCGTGGAAGAAGAGGCACTTAAG ggTGGTGGAACATTGCTTACATATGTTCGATAGAATGGTAATCTACTTTTTTATAGCCGCGTCCTATGCCCCTTG GCTGAACCTACGGGAGTTGGGCCCCTGGGCTTCCCACATGCGCTGGCTCATTTGGATCATGGCCTCCGTTGGGACCAtctatgttttctttttccatgagCG GTACAAACTGGTGGAACTGGTGTGCTACGTAATCATGGGCTTTTTCCCTGCGGTGGTCGTTCTTTCCATG CCCAACACAGATGGCCTCTCAGAACTGATGGCTGGCGGGGTCTTCTACTGCCTAGGCACCGTCTTCTTCAAGAGTGATGGACGAATCCCCTTTGCTCATGCCATCTGGCACCTATTTGTGGCAACTGGAGCTGGTATCCATTATTATGCCATTTGGAGGTACCTCTATCGGCCTGACACTCTTGAGGGTAAAACCTCCCGGTAG